In Phaseolus vulgaris cultivar G19833 chromosome 10, P. vulgaris v2.0, whole genome shotgun sequence, a single genomic region encodes these proteins:
- the LOC137817909 gene encoding uncharacterized protein, translating into MKIFVESLDKGICDAIENDPFIPKLEKDGVSIEKPWSQWIDAENKKAKFDCIGKNIITSALNSDEFFKVSQCGSSKDTLEGESIADVQKRFTHIVNHLMSLGKVFDKEELNIKILKCLNRFCQPKVTAISESRDLTSLTTTSLFGKLREHELEMNRPNIQESEDKHVRNIALKTAKHKNNQVSSDDSEGESLSLLSKMFNKFLKKNHNKDSNKERYGNKKTSDFNANNYTCYGCGEQGHIKVECPNKEKKSSKKEKKAKSKRAYIAWDENDVSSSSSSSSEDEEANLCLMAKEEDDASSVSSCTSLNVENYSQLLQAFKETHEETNRLALLNNRLKGLNNWLENRVKALEKELENSKTDFENLEMFYKNSSCKCDSLFSAFKEAHEHTLLKSSSPFPIKQRLAFSSSLDEKLDEETSFSSQAM; encoded by the exons ATGaagatctttgttgaatctcttgataaaggaatatgtgatgcaattgaaaatgacccttttattcctaaGCTTGAAAAGGATGGTGTTTctattgaaaagccttggtcccaatggattgatgcagaaaacaaaaaagcaaagtttgattgcattggaaaaaatattatcacctctgccttaaattctgatgagtttttcaaggTCTCTCAATGCGGATCTTCTAAGGATACTctagag GGAGAATCAATTGCGGATGTGCAAAAACGGTTCACTCACATTGTCAATCACCTCATGAGTCTTGGAAAGGtctttgacaaagaagagttgaatatcaagattctcaaatgtCTTAATAGATTTTGCCAACCTAAAGTCACGGCTATCTCAGAATCAAGGGACTTGACATCTTTGACTACAacctccttgtttggaaagcttagggagcatgagttggagatgaatagaccCAAcattcaagaaagtgaagataagcaTGTAAGAAATATTGCCTTGAAAACTGCCAAGCACAAGAACAATCAAGTTTCAAGTGATGACAGTGAAGGAGAAAGTCTTAGTTTGCTGTCCAAAATGTTCaacaaattcttgaagaagaaccACAACAAAGACTCcaataaagaaaggtatggcaacaagaaaactagtgattttaatgctaacaattatacttgttATGGTTGTGGAGAGCAGGGGCACATAAAGGTTGAATGCCCAAATAAagagaagaagtcaagcaagaaggaaaagaaagcaaaatcaaaaagagcctacattgcttgggatgaaaatgatgtCTCTTCATCtagctcctcatcaagtgaagatgaagaagcTAATCTGTGTTTGATGGCCAAGGAAGAGGATgatgcaagtagtgtaagttcttgcacttctttaaatgttgaaaattatagtcaacttcttcaagcttttaaagaaacacatgaggaaACTAATCGTTTGGCACTcttaaacaatcgattgaaagggttgaataactggcttgaaaacagagtcaaggcACTGGAAAAAGAGTTGgagaattcaaaaactgattttgaaaatctagaaatgttttacaagaactcttcttgcaagtgtgactctctt ttttcagcCTTTAAAGAGGCACATGAACATACACTACTTAAATCATCTTCTCCCTTTCCCATCAAACAAagattggctttttcatcttcacttgatgagaagcttgatgaggagacttcattttcatcccaagcaatgtag
- the LOC137819443 gene encoding cyclin-U2-1-like produces the protein MASSSSLAISPRKLRYDLYSYSYKEDSNTPLVINVLASLIERSMARTQRIVKNCSSALSKAISTNIFDCREIPDMTIQSYLERIFRYTRAGPSVYVVAYVYIDRFCQNNPGFRINARNVHRLLITTIMVASKYVEDMNFRNSYFARVGGLTTNELNELELEFLFMMGFKLHVNVSVFESYCCHLEREVSIGGGYHIERTLRCAEEIKARHTEERGYTQITRVML, from the exons ATggcctcttcttcttctcttgcAATATCCCCAAGGAAGCTACGCTATGATCTGTATTCCTATTCATACAAAGAAGATTCCAACACCCCATTAGTGATAAATGTACTGGCATCACTCATTGAGAGGAGCATGGCTAGGACTCAGAGGATTGTGAAGAACTGTTCAAGTGCTTTGTCCAAAGCTATCAGCACAAACATCTTTGATTGTAGGGAGATTCCTGATATGACCATTCAATCTTATCTAGAGAGAATTTTCAGGTACACTAGAGCAGGACCATCAGTGTATGTTGTGGCCTATGTCTATATTGACCGGTTCTGCCAAAACAATCCTGGGTTTAGGATCAATGCCAGAAATGTGCACAGACTTCTGATAACAACTATTATGGTGGCTTCTAAGTATGTGGAAGATAT GAATTTCAGAAATTCATACTTTGCAAGAGTTGGAGGATTGACAACAAATGAATTGAATGAGCTGGAGCTTGAATTTCTTTTCATGATGGGTTTCAAATTGCATGTGAATGTGAGTGTATTTGAGAGCTATTGCTGCCATTTGGAGAGGGAAGTGAGCATTGGAGGAGGTTACCACATTGAGAGGACCCTAAGGTGTGCTGAAGAGATCAAAGCAAGGCATACAGAGGAAAGGGGTTACACACAAATCACACGTGTAATGCTGTAG